The following proteins are co-located in the Gossypium hirsutum isolate 1008001.06 chromosome A02, Gossypium_hirsutum_v2.1, whole genome shotgun sequence genome:
- the LOC107939149 gene encoding xyloglucan endotransglucosylase/hydrolase 2 codes for MASSCNVVSMALLACLVLNSLVFVAHGGDFYQDFDLTWGDKRGKIFNGGKLLSLSLDRVSGSGFKSKKEYLFGRIDMQLKLVAGNSAGTVTAYYLSSQGPTHDEIDFEFLGNLSGDPYILHTNVFTQGKGNREQQFYLWFDPTRNFHTYSIIWKPQHIIFLVDNIPIRVFKNAESIGVPFPKSQPMRIYSSLWNADDWATRGGLVKTDWAKAPFTAYYRNFIANACVWSGRSSSCAKTNSVSAGAWETNELDAPGRRRLRWVQKYFMIYNYCTDLKRFPQGVPPECKRPRF; via the exons ATGGCTTCTTCTTGTAATGTTGTTTCAATGGCTTTACTGGCTTGTTTGGTGTTGAACTCCTTGGTTTTTGTTGCCCATGGTGGTGACTTTTACCAGGATTTCGACCTAACATGGGGTGACAAAAGAGGCAAGATTTTCAATGGTGGCAAGCTCTTGTCTTTGTCTTTAGACAGGGTTTCAGGGTCTGGTTTTAAATCCAAGAAAGAGTATTTGTTTGGAAGGATTGATATGCAACTCAAGCTTGTTGCTGGCAACTCAGCTGGCACTGTCACTGCTTATTAT CTGTCATCTCAAGGGCCAACCCATGATGAGATAGACTTTGAATTCTTAGGGAATCTGAGTGGTGACCCTTACATTTTACACACCAATGTCTTCACACAAGGCAAAGGCAACAGAGAACAACAGTTTTATCTTTGGTTTGACCCTACAAGAAACTTCCACACCTATTCCATCATTTGGAAACCCCAACACATCAT TTTCTTGGTGGATAACATCCCCATTAGAGTCTTCAAAAATGCTGAATCCATTGGTGTACCGTTCCCCAAGAGCCAACCCATGAGGATTTACTCTAGTTTATGGAATGCTGATGATTGGGCCACAAGGGGTGGGTTAGTGAAAACTGATTGGGCAAAAGCACCTTTCACAGCTTATTACAGGAACTTCATTGCCAATGCTTGTGTCTGGTCAGGAAGAAGTTCATCATGCGCTAAAACTAACTCGGTCTCCGCCGGTGCATGGGAAACAAACGAACTTGATGCACCAGGAAGAAGAAGATTAAGATGGGTTCAAAAATATTTCATGATTTATAACTATTGTACTGATTTGAAACGTTTCCCTCAAGGTGTTCCACCAGAGTGTAAACGCCCAAGGTTCTAA
- the LOC107939129 gene encoding uncharacterized protein isoform X1, with protein MEYSKGISKKRKRPSLHPLMGTITRSKSQIHIHRNRSGKSRTQSVGGGNHQGLQPFLKKPKKRSLAEDSSVGYDLSIKDLRLRRVFSPSSTDGVIPNCLDDAENLGKSEVAGDCLDEKKKGCENGDLEEFGQSTPPDAEILGIKEEVERNGSEDMKIHDECKEKGLNEERNGINCSIKTVLRPCSQEMLFKTPGSFSYRRLLPYLMDIKKESSGSPIRGHCQKTEKGFEEKNMLGSNVEEALGDKSAASDCFLEGHNSDSGKELNMVLDESMMTLVNGEIKKFELQYEDPNSNCSSGGVSSDEMLADDAKINVETPCDAQSLEVLDQTLSMVENKCESGDYNEVPPSSNGDLQQSEIEVNDGEAVEQIEDLNGQCIPMTRLDSDMFKSETDVEKSMNETPSDKSLDTSPKNKLVPYSRLHPKLSKIPGSFSYKRLLPFLIDIANDYSCVPGKDAGTGASNCKSSHVEHSDRIRLTVTAATAIGLQQEQATLGKNAALDANQRLEETNPELVVEPPAVSSIIGAKPLCYRLPLETEGDAIKSIVKCANHVNQIEADSFGEASITPAIPIVGLKKGILKRNPPGCRGICTCLNCSSFRLHAERSFEFSRNQMLDAEEVALDLIKELSFLRNILENSAFGAAKDQSTMFISEVEEACKKASKAEEVAKTRLGEMNYDLNIHCRMPCRQRPRVRFASYVEEQVIPIADSSNK; from the exons ATGGAGTACTCAAAGGGAATCTCTAAGAAAAGGAAGCGGCCATCTCTTCATCCCTTAATGGGAACTATAACTCGTAGCAAATCCCAGATCCATATTCATCGCAACCGGTCGGGAAAATCCCGAACCCAGTCCGTCGGCGGAGGAAACCACCAAGGTCTACAACCCTTTctcaaaaaacccaaaaaaagatCACTGGCTGAAGATTCATCGGTGGGGTACGATTTATCCATCAAAGATCTCCGGTTAAGACGGGTCTTCTCCCCTTCTTCTACTGATGGGGTAATTCCTAATTGTTTGGACGATGCCGAGAATCTGGGGAAAAGTGAGGTTGCTGGGGATTgtttggatgaaaagaaaaaaggttgTGAAAATGGGGATTTGGAGGAATTTGGGCAATCTACCCCACCAGATGCTGAGATCCTTGGAATTAAGGAAGAGGTTGAAAGAAACGGAAGTGAAGACATGAAGATACATGATGAATGCAAAGAAAAGGGGCTTAATGAAGAGAGAAACGGCATCAATTGTTCAATAAAAACA GTTCTAAGACCATGTTCTCAAGAGATGCTTTTCAAAACGCCAGGCTCGTTCAGTTATAGAAGATTGCTTCCTTATTTGATGGATATCAAAAAAGAATCTTCTG GGTCCCCAATAAGGGGTCATTGTCAAAAAACTGAAAAGGGTTTTGAAGAGAAGAACATGTTGGGTTCAAATGTTGAAGAAGCATTGGGAGATAAATCTGCGGCGAGTGATTGCTTTTTGGAGGGTCATAATAGTGATTCTGGTAAGGAGTTGAATATGGTATTGGATGAATCTATGATGACACTTGTTAATGGAGAGATTAAGAAATTTGAGTTGCAATATGAAGACCCGAATTCGAATTGCTCTTCGGGTGGTGTTTCTAGTGATGAAATGTTGGCAGATGATGCAAAAATTAATGTTGAAACTCCTTGTGATGCTCAAAGTCTAGAAGTTTTGGACCAGACTTTGTCTATGGTTGAAAATAAGTGTGAATCTGGTGATTATAATGAAGTTCCACCAAGTTCTAATGGTGATTTACAGCAGTCTGAGATTGAAGTAAATGATGGTGAAGCtgtggaacaaattgaagactTGAATGGACAATGTATTCCAATGACTCGACTGGATTCTGACATGTTTAAATCCGAGACTGATGTTGAAAAGTCGATGAACGAAACCCCTAGTGATAAAAGCTTAGACACAAGTCCTAAGAACAAGTTG GTTCCATATTCACGGTTGCATCCGAAGTTATCTAAAATACCTGGCTCATTCAGTTATAAAAGATTGCTTCCATTTTTGATAGACATAGCAAATGATTACTCCT GTGTTCCTGGCAAAGATGCAGGCACCGGAGCTTCCAATTGCAAAAGTTCTCATGTAGAGCATAGTGATCGTATTAGGCTCACTGTGACTGCAGCTACTGCTATCGGTTTGCAACAGGAACAGGCAACACTTGGTAAAAATGCTGCATTGGATGCAAACCAGAGGCTAGAAGAAACGAACCCGGAACTTGTGGTTGAGCCACCAGCCGTGTCATCTATCATCGGTGCTAAACCATTGTGTTATCGGTTACCCTTAGAAACCGAAGGGGATGCCATAAAGTCTATTGTGAAATGTGCAAACCATGTAAATCAAATTGAAGCTGATAGCTTTGGAGAAGCCTCTATTACTCCAGCAATTCCTATTGTTGGTCTCAAAAAAGGAATTCTTAAAAGAAATCCTCCTGGTTGTAGAGGTATTTGTACTTGTCTGAACTGCTCTTCTTTTCGGCTTCACGCAGAGAGATCATTCGAATTCTCGAGAAATCAGATGCTAGATGCTGAAGAAGTGGCCTTAGATTTGATTAAAGAGTTATCGTTCCTACGGAATATTTTGGAAAATTCTGCTTTTGGTGCTGCTAAAGATCAGTCTACCATGTTCATCAGTGAG GTTGAAGAAGCTTGTAAAAAGGCCTCCAAAGCTGAAGAAGTTGCGAAAACCCGTCTCGGCGAAATGAACTATGATCTAAACATCCATTGCAGAATGCCA TGTAGGCAGCGACCAAGAGTGAGATTCGCCAGTTATGTAGAAGAACAAGTCATTCCAATAGCCGATTCATCAAATAAATAG
- the LOC107939129 gene encoding uncharacterized protein isoform X2 produces the protein MEYSKGISKKRKRPSLHPLMGTITRSKSQIHIHRNRSGKSRTQSVGGGNHQGLQPFLKKPKKRSLAEDSSVGYDLSIKDLRLRRVFSPSSTDGVIPNCLDDAENLGKSEVAGDCLDEKKKGCENGDLEEFGQSTPPDAEILGIKEEVERNGSEDMKIHDECKEKGLNEERNGINCSIKTVLRPCSQEMLFKTPGSFSYRRLLPYLMDIKKESSGSPIRGHCQKTEKGFEEKNMLGSNVEEALGDKSAASDCFLEGHNSDSGKELNMVLDESMMTLVNGEIKKFELQYEDPNSNCSSGGVSSDEMLADDAKINVETPCDAQSLEVLDQTLSMVENKCESGDYNEVPPSSNGDLQQSEIEVNDGEAVEQIEDLNGQCIPMTRLDSDMFKSETDVEKSMNETPSDKSLDTSPKNKLVPYSRLHPKLSKIPGSFSYKRLLPFLIDIANDYSCVPGKDAGTGASNCKSSHVEHSDRIRLTVTAATAIGLQQEQATLGKNAALDANQRLEETNPELVVEPPAVSSIIGAKPLCYRLPLETEGDAIKSIVKCANHVNQIEADSFGEASITPAIPIVGLKKGILKRNPPGCRGICTCLNCSSFRLHAERSFEFSRNQMLDAEEVALDLIKELSFLRNILENSAFGAAKDQSTMFISEVEEACKKASKAEEVAKTRLGEMNYDLNIHCRMPAATKSEIRQLCRRTSHSNSRFIK, from the exons ATGGAGTACTCAAAGGGAATCTCTAAGAAAAGGAAGCGGCCATCTCTTCATCCCTTAATGGGAACTATAACTCGTAGCAAATCCCAGATCCATATTCATCGCAACCGGTCGGGAAAATCCCGAACCCAGTCCGTCGGCGGAGGAAACCACCAAGGTCTACAACCCTTTctcaaaaaacccaaaaaaagatCACTGGCTGAAGATTCATCGGTGGGGTACGATTTATCCATCAAAGATCTCCGGTTAAGACGGGTCTTCTCCCCTTCTTCTACTGATGGGGTAATTCCTAATTGTTTGGACGATGCCGAGAATCTGGGGAAAAGTGAGGTTGCTGGGGATTgtttggatgaaaagaaaaaaggttgTGAAAATGGGGATTTGGAGGAATTTGGGCAATCTACCCCACCAGATGCTGAGATCCTTGGAATTAAGGAAGAGGTTGAAAGAAACGGAAGTGAAGACATGAAGATACATGATGAATGCAAAGAAAAGGGGCTTAATGAAGAGAGAAACGGCATCAATTGTTCAATAAAAACA GTTCTAAGACCATGTTCTCAAGAGATGCTTTTCAAAACGCCAGGCTCGTTCAGTTATAGAAGATTGCTTCCTTATTTGATGGATATCAAAAAAGAATCTTCTG GGTCCCCAATAAGGGGTCATTGTCAAAAAACTGAAAAGGGTTTTGAAGAGAAGAACATGTTGGGTTCAAATGTTGAAGAAGCATTGGGAGATAAATCTGCGGCGAGTGATTGCTTTTTGGAGGGTCATAATAGTGATTCTGGTAAGGAGTTGAATATGGTATTGGATGAATCTATGATGACACTTGTTAATGGAGAGATTAAGAAATTTGAGTTGCAATATGAAGACCCGAATTCGAATTGCTCTTCGGGTGGTGTTTCTAGTGATGAAATGTTGGCAGATGATGCAAAAATTAATGTTGAAACTCCTTGTGATGCTCAAAGTCTAGAAGTTTTGGACCAGACTTTGTCTATGGTTGAAAATAAGTGTGAATCTGGTGATTATAATGAAGTTCCACCAAGTTCTAATGGTGATTTACAGCAGTCTGAGATTGAAGTAAATGATGGTGAAGCtgtggaacaaattgaagactTGAATGGACAATGTATTCCAATGACTCGACTGGATTCTGACATGTTTAAATCCGAGACTGATGTTGAAAAGTCGATGAACGAAACCCCTAGTGATAAAAGCTTAGACACAAGTCCTAAGAACAAGTTG GTTCCATATTCACGGTTGCATCCGAAGTTATCTAAAATACCTGGCTCATTCAGTTATAAAAGATTGCTTCCATTTTTGATAGACATAGCAAATGATTACTCCT GTGTTCCTGGCAAAGATGCAGGCACCGGAGCTTCCAATTGCAAAAGTTCTCATGTAGAGCATAGTGATCGTATTAGGCTCACTGTGACTGCAGCTACTGCTATCGGTTTGCAACAGGAACAGGCAACACTTGGTAAAAATGCTGCATTGGATGCAAACCAGAGGCTAGAAGAAACGAACCCGGAACTTGTGGTTGAGCCACCAGCCGTGTCATCTATCATCGGTGCTAAACCATTGTGTTATCGGTTACCCTTAGAAACCGAAGGGGATGCCATAAAGTCTATTGTGAAATGTGCAAACCATGTAAATCAAATTGAAGCTGATAGCTTTGGAGAAGCCTCTATTACTCCAGCAATTCCTATTGTTGGTCTCAAAAAAGGAATTCTTAAAAGAAATCCTCCTGGTTGTAGAGGTATTTGTACTTGTCTGAACTGCTCTTCTTTTCGGCTTCACGCAGAGAGATCATTCGAATTCTCGAGAAATCAGATGCTAGATGCTGAAGAAGTGGCCTTAGATTTGATTAAAGAGTTATCGTTCCTACGGAATATTTTGGAAAATTCTGCTTTTGGTGCTGCTAAAGATCAGTCTACCATGTTCATCAGTGAG GTTGAAGAAGCTTGTAAAAAGGCCTCCAAAGCTGAAGAAGTTGCGAAAACCCGTCTCGGCGAAATGAACTATGATCTAAACATCCATTGCAGAATGCCA GCAGCGACCAAGAGTGAGATTCGCCAGTTATGTAGAAGAACAAGTCATTCCAATAGCCGATTCATCAAATAA
- the LOC107949891 gene encoding uncharacterized protein: protein MKLYDNVILGCLTVVTFFGASNSDETESVMKLLWDLINPGTDSSIERKDSLAILTVMISVWSFLLFTIDGWRLSHKNWQGAITYFSNILDSNDEALCAAACEALALVFESNCLEKFSSKTKDSNKELKDNIIKQLRSRLSKTGNERISSQDPRTGFNSASATLDFLEDEKCAISWIFSLKNSSFVFILLIYFSGLALCS from the exons atgaaattATATGATAATGTG ATTCTTGGTTGCTTGACTGTTGTTACATTTTTCGGTGCAAGCAACTCGGATGAGACTGAATCAGTAATGAAGTTACTTTGGGACTTAATTAATCCTGGAACTGACTCTAGT ATTGAAAGGAAAGATTCACTAGCCATTTTAACTGTCATGATATCCgtttggtcctttcttctttttaCCATTGATGGGTGGAGGCTAAGTCACAAAAATTGGCAAGG GGCAATTACATACTTCTCCAACATATTAGACAGTAacgatgaagcactatgtgcagcAGCATGTGAGGCTCTTGCTTTAGTGTTTGAATCCAACTGTCTGGAGAAATTCTCAAGTAAAACCAAGGAttcaaacaaagaacttaaggaCAACATTATAAAGCAACTCAGAAGCCGGTTGTCAAAAACAGGCAATGAAAGAATTTCTAGTCAAGATCCAAGAACAGGGTTCAATTCTGCCTCGGCTACTTTAGATTTCCTAGAG GATGAGAAATGTGCAATCTCATGgatattttcattgaaaaattcATCTTTTGTCTTTATATTGTTGATTTACTTTTCTGGGCTGGCTTTGTGTAGCTGA
- the LOC107939139 gene encoding uncharacterized protein — MAKLTSSCKRRRPTTGFSEIEMDVACQLMQLCKQYINGDKGSKKTKAKTDESSPWDRYLPLEDEEEEHLQPRKRRFKSMDFIYSSTKPVIIQDQNVKKMKIMMCN, encoded by the coding sequence ATGGCGAAACTCACTTCTTCATGTAAACGCAGAAGACCCACCACGGGTTTCTCAGAGATAGAGATGGACGTAGCTTGCCAGCTGATGCAGCTTTGTAAACAATACATCAACGGCGACAAAGGGTCGAAGAAGACGAAAGCAAAAACCGATGAAAGCAGTCCGTGGGATCGATATCTTCCATTGGAGGATGAAGAAGAGGAGCATCTTCAGCCTAGGAAAAGGAGGTTTAAATCAATGGATTTCATTTACAGTTCTACCAAGCCTGTGATTATTCAGGACCAGAACGTAAAGAAGATGAAGATCATGATGTGTAATTAG
- the LOC107939137 gene encoding CRIB domain-containing protein RIC4, whose amino-acid sequence MKERMERLVLPFTTGCSSQASVAVGKSPPRKQKPEPNCQNLISKQVVGEECSSKGRTKNSFGRLALSKPNISNGIHRLIRITVRSFSQLFVYKDIEEVTTEMEIGYPTDVKHVTHIGLDGTTTTNNNPFKGWQDFSSLDHNFIAFPSISLRQFEMAMAAQSQPGPLIV is encoded by the exons atgaaagagAGAATGGAAAGGCTTGTTCTTCCTTTCACAACTGGTTGTTCTTCTCAGGCAAGTGTTGCAGTTGGCAAAAGTCCTCCAAGGAAACAAAAACCAGAACCGAACTGTCAAAATCTAATAA GTAAACAAGTTGTAGGAGAAGAGTGTTCATCAAAGGGAAGAACAAAAAATTCATTTGGTCGGTTGGCTCTTTCAAAGCCCAACATATCGAATGGGATACATAGATTGATTCGAATTACTGTAAGAAGCTTCTCTCAGTTATTTG TTTACAAAGACATAGAGGAAGTGACAACCGAGATGGAAATTGGGTATCCGACAGATGTGAAACATGTTACACACATAGGATTGGATGGCACCACCACAACCAACAACAACCCTTTTAAGGGTTGGCAAGATTTCAGTTCACTTGACCATAACTTCATTGCTTTCCCTTCTATTTCTTTGAGGCAATTCGAGATGGCCATGGCTGCCCAATCTCAACCTGGACCACTCATTGTTtga